Sequence from the Rhodospirillaceae bacterium genome:
TCGATCATTCCCAAGCCGAAGGTACAATTATAGACTGAAAGTACTCTGAAAATGGGGATGCTGCCATAGCACCAACAACGTGATGACGAATGAAAATTAAACTGGCCCCTTGCATATAGACCAAAGTAATAGGACCATGCGACATCAGCTCTCTCTGGAGCTACACAAAACGATAGCTATGGTGCCTTCTTGGAAATTACCGATATAAATGCAATCGGAATCGAGCATAATTTGGGAGAAAACCGGGCCTATGGAATGGCGCGGGGCTTGACCTCCGTTCGTAATGCAACCTTAATTTTAATCAAAACAGATACAGGAATTGTGGGCATCGGCGAGGCATGGGGGCCCTGCAGCCTAGTTCTAGCTGCACTGGAAACCTTAAGACCTTATTTTGTTGGACGAAACATCTACGACCATGGACAAGTGCCACCCTACATTTATAGTCAACGCTACCACCTTGGGTACCAAAATACAGTTACTTCCTGCCTGTCAGGAATCGATATTGCTGCCTGGGATGCAATCGGCAAAGATAAGGACCTTCCGGCACACAGCCTAATAGGAGGTCAACACCGAGACCGAATACCTTTATACGCCTCGAATGGGTATTTTGCCTTAAACCCGGCAGAACAACTGGGGGACCAACTCAGGGCCCTAAGAGACGAGGGATACCCGGGAACCAAAATTAAAATTGGCCACAGCCCCGAGGACGACGAAAGACGCGTCGCAATAGCTCGAAAAGCATTGGGGGATGACATTCTGCTTATGGTCGACGCCAATGGGAATTACACTAGTGACATGGCGCTCCAAAGCATGAACCGTATTCAACCATACGGAATTCACTTCTACGAAGAACCGTTGACGCCAACTGATCTTCAAGGATATGAGTATTTACATCGTCGCTCAGCAATTCCTATAGCAACTGGCGAAGCCTTGTATACGGCCCATGATTTCAAGCGGCTGATGGATATTAAAGGCGCGGATTTTTGGCAACCGGACCTAACTTTGTGTGGCGGACTATCGGTTGGAAGAGACATTTTTGCCCTCTCGAAACTCGCTCATGTTAGAATGTCTCCCCACGTTTGGGGAAGCGCCGTTGGATTAGCTGCCGCACTACACTACGCTGCGTCATTGACCCCCTGGCCACACTCGGATGCAATACCCCAACCACTGCTGCTCGAGTATGACAGAGGCAGGAATGCTTTGCGAGATGAAATCTTAACCTCACCACTCCGCCAAGTTGATGGGCACCTTCCGGTACCCAAAGGGCCGGGCCTCGGGATAGAATTAAATTGGGATGCAATTGAAAAGTATAGAGTGAATTAGGAAGAGAGATGTCAAAAATTTTCATAACGGGGGGAAGCGGATTCGTTGGAGCACATGTGGCCCGAGCCTTTGTCGCGGACGGGCACGATGTCACAGTTTTTGGGCCCTCTACAGAACCTTGTCTATCGACCGAGGACCTCAAAAAAATGAAGTTTTTGAAGGGAAGTATTGCGGAGGCATCAGCCGTATCCAGCGCTTTAGGTGCTGTTCATCCAGATATCGTAATCGGCCTGGCGGCGTTTGGTGGCACTGGCAACGGACTTTTGGCTTCTGCCGCCTCTGATGGCGCCGCAGCTATATCAGTCAATGTTCAAGGCTTTCATCACCTGTTGTCAGCATGCGTTGAATTACCAGTTTCACCCAAAGTCATATGGGCCAGCACCTTTGCTGTTTTTGGACCCGCTTCCACCTATCCCAATGGAGTCGCTGATGAAACCTCGCCCAGAAAACCCGAAAGCTTTTACGGCTTAACCAAAGTTTTGGCGGAGGATTTAGCGGGTTTCTTTCGTGACCATCAAGACTTAGCCATAACCGGCATTCGGCTGCCTTTGGTATTTGGACCCGGCCTCTGGTATAATGGTGTTGCTAACCAGATAAGAGAACTTTTCGAAATTGCAGTGGGAGGCGCTTCGACGGAACTGCAGCTTGCAACAGAACCCATAGAGTTAATGTACGTCAAAGATGTAGCCAAGGCTTTCGTTCACGCAGTGAATTACAATGGATCATTAGATACAATCTATAATTTGACTGCTTTCCCTAGCAGTCCTTTTTCCATTGCCAAAGAGCTCAGCAGTATCTTGCCACAGGCAGGATTTCAAATACACCCAATTGCCACAGGGGAGAGTTACTCATTAGTAAACGGCAATAAATTACGCATAGAAACAGGATTTGTCCCGGACTTTAATCTCACAATGGCATGCAAAGATTACATTGACGAGCTGGGGAAAATACCAAGATAGCGTCCAATTCAATAAACAGACTAAGCATTTAATAAATTTAAGGCAGAACCAAAATGAATCTTGATTTTGACGATAGCGAAGTGGCTTTCCGACTGGAGGTACGCGAATTCCTTAAAAACCATATCCCTTCAACGATTAAGGCCAAAATAGATGCCCACCAGAAGTTATCAAAAGATGACTACATGAAATGGCACAAGATTCTTTTTGAGAAGGGGTGGGCAGCTCCAAATTGGCCAGAGGAACATGGTGGAACGGCTTGGTCGGCTCTGCAGTGCCATATTTTTGATGAAGAAATTGGCCTAGCGGGAACACCCAGAATACTGCCTTTCGGCGTAAATATGGTTGGCCCTGTCATCATGGAATTTGGGAATGATACCCAGAAGAATAAATACCTCCCGAGAATATTATCAGGCGACGATATTTGGTGCCAAGGTTACTCCGAACCAGGGTCTGGTTCAGACTTAGCATCCTTAAAAACGCGAGCTGTTAAGGATGGAGAACAATATGTCGTAAACGGATCCAAGATCTGGACAACAAGTGCCCATTGGGCTGACATGATTTTTTGTTTGGTCCGAACTAATACAGAAGCAAAAAACCAAGAGGGAATATCCTTTCTCTTGATAGATATGCACGACCCAGGAATTCAGGTACGGCCTATAATTACGATGGATGGCGGCCACGAAGTCAATCAAGTGTTTTTTCAAGATGTTAAGGTCCCGGTCGCCAATTTAGTGGGAGAAGAAAATAAAGGGTGGACATACGCCAAGTTCCTATTGAAGCATGAACGAGCGGGAATAGCCGCAATAGGATCGCAAAAGAGGCAGCTTCGACGGTTAAAGGAAATAGCTAAGGCCGAGCAAACAAACGGGAAGCCACTGATTGAAGAGGTCCGCTTTAGAGACAAAATATCTCGGGCAGAGATAGACCTTTTAGCTCTGGAATACACTGAATTGAGAGCTGTATCAGCTGCTAACCAGGGCGAGGCCCCCGGGACTGAGGTTAATTTACTAAAAATACGTGGGAGCGAGATGCAACAAACCATAAGTGAGCTTCTGGTGGAAGCTGTAGGATACTACGCAAATCCCTATGTCCCAGATTCGCGTGAGCCGGGCTGGAACGAAGAACCCATTGGGCCTGACTATGCCGCCAGCTTAGCTCCTGAATATTTTAATTGGCGTAAATCTTCCATTTATGCAGGATCGAACGAAATACAAAAAAATATTATTTCAAAGATGGTTCTCGGGCTATAGACCTAGCATTACGGAATTCCAAATAAGGGTAGAACAGTGGATTTTAAACTAAGTGAAGAACAGACCTTACTCAAAGACAGCGTAGATCGTTTTTTGCAAGATGAGTATAGCCTGGATAAAAGGCGCGCTCTGATACAAACGGAAGACGGGTTTAGCCGTGAGAACTGGAAGACATTTGCTGATTTGGGGTGGCTAGCTATGCCCTTCGCAGAAAATAGTGGCGGATTAGGTGGTGGATCCGTAGAAACTATGGTGTTGATGGAAGCATTTGGAAGAAACTTAGTTGTTGAACCTTATCTCCACGTAATTGTGACAGCGGCGTCACTTATTGAGGCTCTCGGCAATAAGGAAACCAAGGACAAAATTTTACCCAACATAATCACCGGTGAAAAACTACTGACCTTGGCCCATGTTGAGCCACAGGCACGCTATAATCTCTCCGATGTTATCACGATGGCCTCCAAGACTTCTCAGGGCTACAAAATATCGGGGCATAAAGCTGTTGTGTTCCATGGAGCATCTGCTGACCACTTTCTCGTTTCGGCAAGAACCGGGGGAGAACAAACAGATGAAAAAGGAATATCGCTATTTCTTCTAGACTCGACCCAGTCGGGAATAACGAAAAGGCCCTATCCGACCATAGACGGACTCAAAGCTGCTGAAGTTATCCTAGATGAGGTAGAAGTTGATAACTCTGCCCT
This genomic interval carries:
- a CDS encoding pimeloyl-CoA dehydrogenase large subunit, whose translation is MNLDFDDSEVAFRLEVREFLKNHIPSTIKAKIDAHQKLSKDDYMKWHKILFEKGWAAPNWPEEHGGTAWSALQCHIFDEEIGLAGTPRILPFGVNMVGPVIMEFGNDTQKNKYLPRILSGDDIWCQGYSEPGSGSDLASLKTRAVKDGEQYVVNGSKIWTTSAHWADMIFCLVRTNTEAKNQEGISFLLIDMHDPGIQVRPIITMDGGHEVNQVFFQDVKVPVANLVGEENKGWTYAKFLLKHERAGIAAIGSQKRQLRRLKEIAKAEQTNGKPLIEEVRFRDKISRAEIDLLALEYTELRAVSAANQGEAPGTEVNLLKIRGSEMQQTISELLVEAVGYYANPYVPDSREPGWNEEPIGPDYAASLAPEYFNWRKSSIYAGSNEIQKNIISKMVLGL
- a CDS encoding mandelate racemase; amino-acid sequence: MEITDINAIGIEHNLGENRAYGMARGLTSVRNATLILIKTDTGIVGIGEAWGPCSLVLAALETLRPYFVGRNIYDHGQVPPYIYSQRYHLGYQNTVTSCLSGIDIAAWDAIGKDKDLPAHSLIGGQHRDRIPLYASNGYFALNPAEQLGDQLRALRDEGYPGTKIKIGHSPEDDERRVAIARKALGDDILLMVDANGNYTSDMALQSMNRIQPYGIHFYEEPLTPTDLQGYEYLHRRSAIPIATGEALYTAHDFKRLMDIKGADFWQPDLTLCGGLSVGRDIFALSKLAHVRMSPHVWGSAVGLAAALHYAASLTPWPHSDAIPQPLLLEYDRGRNALRDEILTSPLRQVDGHLPVPKGPGLGIELNWDAIEKYRVN